From the Lusitaniella coriacea LEGE 07157 genome, one window contains:
- a CDS encoding Asr1405/Asl0597 family protein, translating to MNSTNPEPETEQVVDIQGIERWSVYRRLQELHIPCHCATHQPLQVTLNNSTAAIQFWSVVQQFKASRGELVEWLNRCWQLQQN from the coding sequence ATGAACTCAACCAATCCAGAACCTGAAACCGAGCAAGTTGTTGATATTCAAGGGATTGAGCGCTGGTCGGTCTATCGTCGCTTGCAAGAATTACACATTCCCTGTCATTGTGCGACCCATCAACCGTTACAGGTCACCCTTAACAACAGTACTGCTGCAATCCAGTTTTGGAGTGTGGTTCAACAGTTCAAAGCTTCGCGCGGCGAATTAGTCGAATGGTTGAATCGCTGTTGGCAACTGCAACAGAATTAG
- a CDS encoding (2Fe-2S) ferredoxin domain-containing protein, translated as MKTNISEFQFFGQLLDFVIKDGYKIKYLRLAVAEREYWIKPNKELRKNLDPKIVPGCWLAVSGIRKVSKKTGKTKLKADFIELAEVLNSSDSIASSPQVSDKTPPKVKILVCQKSDCRKRGGRAVCQAIEDNLRDRGLRDRVAIKTTGCLKQCKKGPNLVVMPDKARYSKISPQEIPALIEKHVMAQSVR; from the coding sequence GTGAAAACAAATATTTCAGAGTTTCAATTTTTTGGGCAATTGCTTGATTTTGTCATTAAAGATGGTTATAAAATCAAGTATCTCAGACTCGCTGTTGCAGAACGAGAATATTGGATTAAACCCAACAAAGAACTTCGTAAAAATCTTGACCCAAAAATCGTTCCCGGATGCTGGTTGGCAGTAAGCGGTATCCGCAAGGTGAGTAAAAAGACTGGAAAAACCAAGCTCAAAGCCGATTTCATCGAACTGGCAGAAGTACTAAATTCTTCGGACTCCATCGCTTCATCTCCGCAAGTTTCTGATAAAACTCCGCCAAAGGTCAAAATTCTAGTTTGCCAGAAATCCGATTGCCGCAAACGAGGGGGTCGTGCGGTTTGTCAGGCGATTGAGGATAATTTGCGCGATCGCGGGTTGCGCGATCGCGTCGCCATCAAAACAACCGGGTGTCTCAAACAATGTAAAAAAGGCCCCAACCTCGTCGTCATGCCCGATAAAGCGCGTTATAGTAAAATCTCGCCCCAAGAAATCCCCGCACTGATTGAAAAACACGTCATGGCTCAATCCGTAAGGTAG